AGCGCTACTAATGATGGAGGATATGGATTTTTAAGGGCAATCGGTGTTCAGTTTTTGGACTCTGAAGGCAATGAATTGAATGGTCATTTTGAAACTCTAAGCTTGTTATCTGATATTAATTTCAATCATATAGATACACGAATAAAGAACACATCTATCGAGATAGCCTGTGATGTAGATAACCCGCTTTTAGGAGAAAAAGGCGCCTCTAAAGTTTTTGCAGCGCAAAAGGGCGCGAGCAATAAAATGATTGAAGAGCTAGAGTCAATCATGACTAACTATTATGAGATCATCTCAAGTCAGTTAGGCAGTCAGTTAAATGATCGGCCTGGGTTCGGTGCTGCTGGCGGGCTAGGTTTTGGCATTTCAGCTTTCATAAATTCAGAACTTAAGAGCGGAATTAACATTGTCCTCGAGGCGCTCAACTTTAATCAATATTTATTGGATGCAGATCTAGTGATTACTGGGGAGGGCCGGATTGATAGTCAAAGCAAAAGAGGCAAGGCTCCAATTGGCGTTATTAAATATGCAAATCAGTTGAACTGCAAAGTTATTGTCATTGCAGGCTCAGTTGATGATCCAAAAACTTTTAATCAAAAGTTCAATGTAACTAACTCGTACGGCATTGTTAATGCAAAGTTTTCAATTGAAAAGGCTTTTGAGGACCCTTATGGGTGCCTTAAAAGTGTCTCTCAAAAAGCTGCAGAGGATTTCAAAGTTTTAGTAACCTAATTCAGGGTTAACGAGATTATTAAGGCCCTCATGTGCAATATATCTGCGCATATTCATCATCACCAAATCGAGCGTCAGTGGGATATAGGTGTCACCATCATCGGCTGAGATGTGAGGCATAACCATAAGGTTAGGTGTAGTCCACAGCTTAGAATCTGATGGAAGAGGTTCAGGGTCAAACACGTCAATGATTGCTGCCTTAATGTGGCCAGAGTTTAAGTTATCAACAAGCGCGTCATAGTCCATTGTTGCCGCTCTACCAACATTAATGATTCCTACTCCAGGCTTCATTAACGATTGACGTCTTTTATCCAAAAGGTTATAAGTCTCCTTTGTGTTTGGCGTTGACATAAATATATAGTCAGCAAGGGGAAGTACTTCATCGAGCTCATCTTGAGTGACCATTTGGTCAATATCATCTAGATCTTTTCCGTGACGACTCGCACCAATCACATTCATTCCAAGAAGCTTACACTTTTGAGCAGCCGCATAACCAATGTTTCCAACTCCAATAACAAGTAAAGTTTTTCCGACGATGGGAGAAGAGTATAGAGACTCCCAATGATTACTCTGTTGATTTCTGACTATTTCAGGAATATGAGTGTGCAGCATTAGAACGCTCATCAGTCCAAACTCTCCAGCCTTAGCAGAATGAACACCTCTATTATTTACAACAGAGACATTTTCAGGAACCCAATCCATCGGACATAAATGCTCAACCCCAGCACCAATGATATGTATCCACTTTAAATTAGGAGCAATTTCCGATAGATTTTCAGTCGGAAAATCCCAGCAAACAAGGACTTCAGCTGTCTTCATGGACTCATAAAAGTTATCAAGATCCCAGTCAAAAATAGGTTCAATCTTATGGATGAGGTCAGGGTAATTTGTAATTGCTTTATCGAACCGCTCTTTAGTCATTGCAAAAACATTCTCTCCCTCTATAGTTGGAGGGAATGAATCAGGATTGGCATGATTACTCTTAAAATGAACTCTTATTTTTTTATCACTCTTCATAGCTTGTTTTGCATGAGTTTAAGGATTTTCTCTTGACTGAATTTCTTTTAATTTATTTGTGACGATTTCAACTCTCTCTTTTTCAGATTTTCCATCTACTTCAAACTGAATTTTAATGAATTCATGAGCAAGTTTGCTGAAGAAGTCATTTTCATCTTGAACACTGCTTGGAATATTAATTACTGAATCTCCCCCGTAGGTTGGTATAGGCGAGTCTTTTAATTCGGTTACTTTTAATGGCTCTTTGCCTGCATCTAGACTTCTGATTTGTTCCCTAATTTTTTGGCGCATCATTGCAACGCCCTGATCACTAGCCAGTAAGTTTTCATTTTTATGAATATTGATTGGACCCATGCCCTCGCATGCCTCTCTATCTGCTGGAAATCTTTGGCGCTGCTCATAAGGACGATCGAATATCTCACCTTGCTCAATAAGTTCTGGACCCTCTGGAGTATTGTATTCTTGAGGGTCACCCCGTTCACCAAAATTTGCCCATGCATAGCAAATGGTAGTTTCATCATCAACTGGGACAACCCATCTTGTGAATGAGCTGCGCCCATAAAGTATTTGCCTGGTTCCATCAGCCGCAAATGCTGCGCCGGCTTGCGTAAAGTTTGGCAGAACAACCTCATTAACTCTAAACCAGACATTGTCCCCCACCCTTCTTGTGTTGCATCCAAGAATCCAATTATCACGTTCAAAAAAATCAATTTGGCCTACTTCACCAAAACCTTCAGAGAACTGTTGACGACTCATATTAGAGTGAAGAAATGATGTATGTATTGGGTCAACTATTGCATCAAGTACTTGAAGCCAATTGCAATCAAATGGAGCCTTGTATGGAACCATTTCCATGCCATCAAAATCTAGACTGTCGTAGTTAGGAAACTCAGGCTTTTTTTCTATTGGCCCTAGATAGGCAAAAATAAGACCTTTGAATTCATGAGTTGGATAAGCACCAAGTCTTACCTTTTGCTTTATAAAGTCTTGAGTATGCTCTGGCTGTCCTGGCACCTCTAAAATGGAACCATCAACATCAAAATGCCACCCATGATAGCAGCAGCTAATACCTGTTTTTTGACAAATTCCAAATTCAAGTGACGCTTGTCGATGTGGGCAATGCTTGTGAACTAAGCCTAACTGTAAACTCTGGTCTCGGAATAAAACTAACTCCTCACCTAGGATTTTTATTGCTACAGGAAGGTCTCCAAGTTCTGATGAAATAAAAATTGGATGCCAGTATCTTCTGAAGTATTCACCTGCTTTAGTTCCTGGACCAATCCGTGCGATTTCATCATCTATCTCTTTAGAATGTTTTAATTCATAGCCTGAAAAACCTTTTAGATTAATATCTGTGCTATTTTTTTTGATGCTCAAACCTCTATTCCCCAATAATTTATCTGACTTCATTCATTCAAATAATACCAAACATATTTACATATTAATCAATTTTTAATTAAATAATGACCATATTGCCAACTAATTATCAAGTAATTACTTAATATGCAATAATTGGGTTTATAATCTTGATACTTAATAATCAAATTCTAAATATGGATTCATCATTCATTACAGATAACCTTTCTTCTTTTAATAAAGAAGGTGCCCTAAAGCATGGTTTACCAAGCATGGCTTATACCAGTGAAGAATTTTATAAAACTGAATGTCAAACTGTCTTCTCAAATAATTGGGTATTTGTTGGCTTTGCTCATGAATTTAATGAACCTGGCGATGCAGTTCCAGTAAATGTTGCTGGTCAGCCAGTGCTTCTGATTAAGAACGTTAACGGAAGTATCAATGCATTTCATAATTCCTGTTCACATCGTTGCCTTAAAATTGTTGATGAGGCATGCAATGTTGGTTCAATGCTATCTTGCCCATATCATTCATGGACCTATAATCTAGACGGTGATCTTTGCGCCACTCCTTTTTTTGGAGGGAGAGAGCACCAACCTGAAGGATTTAATATGACAGAGCATGGACTTCATTCTGTCAAAATTGCAATCTGGCATGATTGGATATTTGTTAATTTGAATAGTGAATCTCAAGATTTTGAGGAATACGCTAAGCCATTAATTAATAACTTTCAAGACATAGACTTTAAAAAAATGAATCCTGTTGCAACTCTTGATTTTGGTGAGATAGAGACAAACTGGAAATTTTTAATGGAAAATTTCATAGAGCCTTACCATGTTCAGTTTGTTCATAGAACCACAACGAATCAGCC
This sequence is a window from Candidatus Pseudothioglobus singularis PS1. Protein-coding genes within it:
- a CDS encoding glycerate kinase, with translation MKIVIAPDSFKETLSAFEVASTIESSFQNVFPEAEIIKIPIADGGEGTVEAMVRATDGSFEFSEVEGPMGNITSAKWGMLGNSKTAVIEIAEACGLHLVQANKRNPMTASSFGVGQLVVAALDKGAKKIIIGLGGSATNDGGYGFLRAIGVQFLDSEGNELNGHFETLSLLSDINFNHIDTRIKNTSIEIACDVDNPLLGEKGASKVFAAQKGASNKMIEELESIMTNYYEIISSQLGSQLNDRPGFGAAGGLGFGISAFINSELKSGINIVLEALNFNQYLLDADLVITGEGRIDSQSKRGKAPIGVIKYANQLNCKVIVIAGSVDDPKTFNQKFNVTNSYGIVNAKFSIEKAFEDPYGCLKSVSQKAAEDFKVLVT
- a CDS encoding D-2-hydroxyacid dehydrogenase, giving the protein MKSDKKIRVHFKSNHANPDSFPPTIEGENVFAMTKERFDKAITNYPDLIHKIEPIFDWDLDNFYESMKTAEVLVCWDFPTENLSEIAPNLKWIHIIGAGVEHLCPMDWVPENVSVVNNRGVHSAKAGEFGLMSVLMLHTHIPEIVRNQQSNHWESLYSSPIVGKTLLVIGVGNIGYAAAQKCKLLGMNVIGASRHGKDLDDIDQMVTQDELDEVLPLADYIFMSTPNTKETYNLLDKRRQSLMKPGVGIINVGRAATMDYDALVDNLNSGHIKAAIIDVFDPEPLPSDSKLWTTPNLMVMPHISADDGDTYIPLTLDLVMMNMRRYIAHEGLNNLVNPELGY
- a CDS encoding aromatic ring-hydroxylating dioxygenase subunit alpha, which produces MKSDKLLGNRGLSIKKNSTDINLKGFSGYELKHSKEIDDEIARIGPGTKAGEYFRRYWHPIFISSELGDLPVAIKILGEELVLFRDQSLQLGLVHKHCPHRQASLEFGICQKTGISCCYHGWHFDVDGSILEVPGQPEHTQDFIKQKVRLGAYPTHEFKGLIFAYLGPIEKKPEFPNYDSLDFDGMEMVPYKAPFDCNWLQVLDAIVDPIHTSFLHSNMSRQQFSEGFGEVGQIDFFERDNWILGCNTRRVGDNVWFRVNEVVLPNFTQAGAAFAADGTRQILYGRSSFTRWVVPVDDETTICYAWANFGERGDPQEYNTPEGPELIEQGEIFDRPYEQRQRFPADREACEGMGPINIHKNENLLASDQGVAMMRQKIREQIRSLDAGKEPLKVTELKDSPIPTYGGDSVINIPSSVQDENDFFSKLAHEFIKIQFEVDGKSEKERVEIVTNKLKEIQSRENP
- a CDS encoding aromatic ring-hydroxylating oxygenase subunit alpha, with translation MDSSFITDNLSSFNKEGALKHGLPSMAYTSEEFYKTECQTVFSNNWVFVGFAHEFNEPGDAVPVNVAGQPVLLIKNVNGSINAFHNSCSHRCLKIVDEACNVGSMLSCPYHSWTYNLDGDLCATPFFGGREHQPEGFNMTEHGLHSVKIAIWHDWIFVNLNSESQDFEEYAKPLINNFQDIDFKKMNPVATLDFGEIETNWKFLMENFIEPYHVQFVHRTTTNQPLEDHYTIVDGVCVGSAIDLDENDKVEGSLSVSSRYLTLFPNFIIGRYFPDQIGVYLNVPTDSGHTLQKRVIYTTDGKAISDKSVEEIKKLWWDVHKEDHAICEKMQLGRLSPASKNGGLLSPFWEDSVRAFQQMIADAVTK